The Lycium ferocissimum isolate CSIRO_LF1 chromosome 10, AGI_CSIRO_Lferr_CH_V1, whole genome shotgun sequence genome window below encodes:
- the LOC132033860 gene encoding (+)-borneol dehydrogenase 2 isoform X1, producing the protein MEVQGNSDSTSLSNQRLLGKVALVTGGASGIGESIVRLFHKHGAKVCIADIQDELGQHVCGTLGNDQNVCFIHCDVTAEADISNAVDFTIQNFGTLDILVNNAGLSGPPIPDIRDYELSVFENVLDVNLKGAFLGMKHAARVMIPLKKGSIVSLCSVASVLGGIGPHGYTASKYAVLGLTQNVAAEMGKHGIRVNCVSPYAVATGLALAHLPEEEKTNGALEGFRAFVGKNANLQGVELMAHDVANAVLFLASDEARYISGHNLMIDGGFSCVNHSLRVFR; encoded by the exons ATGGAAGTTCAAGGAAACTCTGACAGTACTTCTCTTTCTAACCAAAG GTTATTGGGAAAAGTCGCTTTAGTCACCGGAGGGGCAAGTGGCATAGGAGAGAGCATAGTGCGTCTATTTCATAAACATGGTGCAAAAGTATGCATTGCTGATATTCAAGATGAACTTGGACAGCATGTTTGTGGGACCCTTGGTAATGACCAGAATGTGTGTTTTATCCACTGTGATGTTACTGCAGAAGCTGATATTAGTAACGCAGTTGATTTTACCATTCAAAACTTTGGTACACTTGATATACTGGTTAATAATGCCGGGTTGTCTGGCCCCCCTATTCCAGATATCCGTGACTATGAACTTTCTGTGTTTGAGAATGTGCTTGACGTGAACTTGAAAGGTGCTTTCCTTGGAATGAAGCACGCGGCTCGAGTAATGATTCCGCTAAAGAAAGGATCGATAGTATCTCTGTGTAGTGTCGCGAGTGTCCTTGGGGGCATTGGCCCGCATGGTTATACAGCTTCCAAGTATGCTGTTTTGGGACTTACGCAAAATGTTGCAGCTGAGATGGGAAAACATGGTATACGTGTGAATTGTGTTTCTCCTTATGCTGTTGCAACTGGATTAGCTCTTGCTCACTTGCCTGAGGAGGAAAAGACCAATGGTGCACTGGAAGGTTTTCGTGCTTTTGTTGGCAAGAATGCTAACTTGCAGGGTGTGGAATTGATGGCTCACGATGTTGCTAATGCTGTGCTTTTCTTAGCCAGTGATGAAGCAAGGTATATTAGTGGGCATAATCTGATGATTGATGGTGGTTTCTCTTGTGTTAATCACTCTCTTAGGGTCTTCAGATAG
- the LOC132033860 gene encoding (+)-borneol dehydrogenase 2 isoform X2, whose product MGLLGKVALVTGGASGIGESIVRLFHKHGAKVCIADIQDELGQHVCGTLGNDQNVCFIHCDVTAEADISNAVDFTIQNFGTLDILVNNAGLSGPPIPDIRDYELSVFENVLDVNLKGAFLGMKHAARVMIPLKKGSIVSLCSVASVLGGIGPHGYTASKYAVLGLTQNVAAEMGKHGIRVNCVSPYAVATGLALAHLPEEEKTNGALEGFRAFVGKNANLQGVELMAHDVANAVLFLASDEARYISGHNLMIDGGFSCVNHSLRVFR is encoded by the exons ATGGG GTTATTGGGAAAAGTCGCTTTAGTCACCGGAGGGGCAAGTGGCATAGGAGAGAGCATAGTGCGTCTATTTCATAAACATGGTGCAAAAGTATGCATTGCTGATATTCAAGATGAACTTGGACAGCATGTTTGTGGGACCCTTGGTAATGACCAGAATGTGTGTTTTATCCACTGTGATGTTACTGCAGAAGCTGATATTAGTAACGCAGTTGATTTTACCATTCAAAACTTTGGTACACTTGATATACTGGTTAATAATGCCGGGTTGTCTGGCCCCCCTATTCCAGATATCCGTGACTATGAACTTTCTGTGTTTGAGAATGTGCTTGACGTGAACTTGAAAGGTGCTTTCCTTGGAATGAAGCACGCGGCTCGAGTAATGATTCCGCTAAAGAAAGGATCGATAGTATCTCTGTGTAGTGTCGCGAGTGTCCTTGGGGGCATTGGCCCGCATGGTTATACAGCTTCCAAGTATGCTGTTTTGGGACTTACGCAAAATGTTGCAGCTGAGATGGGAAAACATGGTATACGTGTGAATTGTGTTTCTCCTTATGCTGTTGCAACTGGATTAGCTCTTGCTCACTTGCCTGAGGAGGAAAAGACCAATGGTGCACTGGAAGGTTTTCGTGCTTTTGTTGGCAAGAATGCTAACTTGCAGGGTGTGGAATTGATGGCTCACGATGTTGCTAATGCTGTGCTTTTCTTAGCCAGTGATGAAGCAAGGTATATTAGTGGGCATAATCTGATGATTGATGGTGGTTTCTCTTGTGTTAATCACTCTCTTAGGGTCTTCAGATAG